One window of the Xiphophorus couchianus chromosome 12, X_couchianus-1.0, whole genome shotgun sequence genome contains the following:
- the ido1 gene encoding indoleamine 2,3-dioxygenase 1, which produces MASAETERRAPFSLDSYYVSEELGFVLPDPLENLPSYYQPWMDIALRVPELVHSHDLRSHINKMPLLSTKFLQNHRELRLAHLVLSMVTMGYVWQDGENDTVEMLPRSLAVPYWEVSQRLGLPSILTHADAVLANWRKKDPEGPFDMENLELLVRLPGGDSVKGFFLVTLLVELAAVPALRSIPAIINGVRCGDTDAVTKALENIGQSIQDMNDALKLMHVYVDPSVFYGIMRIFLSGWKDNPCMPKGLVYEGVQTEPIGFSGGSAAQSSLLHCFDELLGVKHEEKSRAFLTRMRNYMPPAHQKLIQDISLQPSLRGFVQQLANEDLSKAFDDCVSKLLALRSYHINVVSRFITVPAARARQLRTNSHDSEGEMVSRAPTSLEERGTGGSGIMTFLKTVRDKTKDVLLHETSKKTVHENCHQ; this is translated from the exons ATGGCTTCAGCTGAGACAGAGCGTAGAGCTCCTTTCTCACTGGACTCCTACTATGTTTCAGAAGAACTGGGTTTTGTGCTTCCAGACCCCCTG GAAAACCTTCCATCTTATTACCAGCCATGGATGGATATTGCCCTGCGTGTGCCAGAGCTTGTGCACAGTCATGACCTGCGCTCCCATATCAACAAG ATGCCTCTGCTGAGCACCAAGTTTCTCCAAAACCACAGAGAATTAAGGCTTGCCCACCTGGTCCTTAGCATGGTAACCATGGGCTATGTGTGGCAAGACGGTGAAAACGATACAGTGGAG ATGCTGCCAAGAAGCCTTGCTGTTCCTTACTGGGAGGTGTCACAGCGCTTAGGACTTCCATCAATTCTCACCCATGCAGATGCAGTATTAGCCAACTGGAGGAAGAAAGATCCAGAGGG ACCTTTTGACATGGA aaacctgGAGTTGCTGGTCAGACTCCCAGGTGGTGACAGTGTCAAAGGTTTCTTCTTGGTCACTCTGCTGGTGGAGCTTGCAGCAGTCCCTGCATTAAGG AGCATTCCCGCAATCATTAATGGTGTCAGGTGCGGTGACACGGACGCTGTGACCAAAGCACTGGAGAACATTGGCCAGTCCATACAGGACATGAATGATGCACTTAAACTAATGCATG TGTATGTGGACCCGTCAGTCTTCTACGGCATTATGAGGATCTTCCTGTCTGG GTGGAAGGACAACCCATGTATGCCGAAGGGACTTGTTTACGAAGGTGTCCAGACAGAACCGATAGGGTTTTCTGGAGGAAGCGCTGCACAAAGTAGTCTGCTGCATTGCTTTGATGAACTACTAGGAgtcaaacatgaagaaaaaagtc GCGCCTTTCTAACTCGCATGAGGAACTACATGCCACCTGCCCACCAGAAACTGATCCAAGACATCTCTTTGCAACCATCCCTGAGGGGTTTTGTTCAGCAGCTGGCCAATGAGGACCTCAGCAAGGCATTTGATGACTGTGTTTCAAAACTGTTGGCCTTGCGCAGCTACCATATCAATGTTGTGAGCCGCTTTATCACTGTACCTGCTGCCAGAGCTCGGCAACTACGCACAAACAGCCACGACTCAGAGGGGGAGATGGTCAGCAGAGCCCCCACATCACTGGAGGAAAGGGGCACCGGTGGGTCTGGCATCATGACCTTCCTGAAAACTGTGAGGGACAAAACAAAAGACGTCCTTTTGCATGAGACAAGCAAAAAAACTGTTCACGAGAACTGTCATCAATGa